A single region of the Corallincola holothuriorum genome encodes:
- the asnS gene encoding asparagine--tRNA ligase: MAHASLVEVLKGKFSVGSEVVVKGWVRTRRDSKAGISFIALHDGSCFDTLQAVVPNNLDNYENEVLKLTTGCSVAITGEVVESPAKGQDFELNATAVEVMGWVEDPDTYPMAAKRHTIEYLREHAHLRPRTNVMGAVTRVRSCLSQAIHRFFHEQGYNWIATPIITASDCEGAGEMFRVSTLDMENLPRTDKGTVDYDKDFFGKEAFLTVSGQLNAETYACAMSKVYTFGPTFRAENSNTSRHLAEFWMVEPEVAFADLDDAAKLAEDMLKYVFKAVLAERADDLAFFDQRISKGTIERLQKLADADFVQIDYTDAIEILEKCGKKFEYPVSWGIDMSSEHERYLAEEHFDAPVIVKNYPKDIKAFYMRLNDDGKTVAAMDVLAPGIGEIIGGAQREERLDVLDARIAEMEDQDPADYSWYRDLRRYGTVPHAGFGLGFERLVAYVTGMGNVRDVIAFPRSPRNAEY, from the coding sequence ATGGCGCACGCGTCACTCGTTGAAGTCCTCAAAGGCAAATTTTCCGTAGGCTCGGAAGTCGTAGTTAAAGGTTGGGTACGCACCCGCCGTGACTCCAAAGCCGGTATCTCATTTATCGCACTGCATGATGGCTCATGCTTCGATACCTTGCAGGCGGTCGTGCCCAATAATTTGGACAATTACGAGAACGAAGTACTCAAGCTCACTACCGGCTGCAGTGTTGCCATTACCGGGGAAGTGGTTGAGTCACCCGCCAAGGGGCAGGATTTTGAGCTCAATGCCACCGCCGTTGAGGTGATGGGCTGGGTTGAAGATCCAGACACCTATCCGATGGCAGCCAAACGCCACACCATCGAATACCTGCGCGAGCATGCGCATCTGCGTCCGCGCACTAACGTGATGGGTGCTGTCACCCGTGTACGTAGCTGTTTATCACAAGCGATCCATCGCTTTTTCCATGAGCAGGGTTACAACTGGATCGCCACACCAATCATTACCGCTTCTGACTGTGAAGGTGCCGGTGAGATGTTCCGCGTATCTACGCTGGACATGGAAAATCTGCCACGTACTGACAAAGGCACGGTTGATTACGACAAAGACTTCTTCGGCAAAGAGGCCTTTTTGACCGTATCGGGTCAGCTCAACGCAGAAACCTACGCCTGTGCCATGTCTAAGGTATACACCTTTGGCCCAACGTTCCGCGCAGAGAACTCAAACACCAGCCGTCACTTAGCTGAATTCTGGATGGTAGAACCGGAAGTGGCTTTTGCCGACTTAGATGACGCCGCCAAGCTGGCAGAAGATATGCTCAAGTACGTCTTCAAAGCAGTATTGGCTGAACGCGCTGACGACTTAGCCTTCTTTGACCAACGCATCAGCAAAGGCACGATTGAGCGTTTACAGAAGTTGGCTGACGCTGATTTCGTACAGATCGATTACACCGACGCCATCGAGATCCTGGAGAAGTGCGGTAAGAAGTTCGAATACCCAGTCTCTTGGGGTATCGATATGTCATCAGAGCACGAACGCTATCTGGCCGAAGAACACTTCGATGCACCAGTGATCGTTAAGAACTACCCGAAAGATATTAAAGCCTTCTACATGCGCCTAAATGACGACGGCAAGACCGTTGCGGCGATGGACGTATTGGCACCGGGTATCGGTGAGATCATCGGTGGCGCGCAGCGTGAAGAGCGCCTTGACGTACTCGACGCCCGTATCGCTGAGATGGAAGACCAAGATCCCGCCGATTACAGCTGGTATCGCGATCTACGCCGCTACGGCACCGTACCTCACGCTGGCTTCGGTTTAGGCTTTGAGCGCTTGGTCGCTTATGTCACCGGCATGGGTAACGTACGTGACGTGATCGCCTTCCCACGCTCACCGCGTAACGCTGAATACTAA
- a CDS encoding glutamine amidotransferase-related protein, protein MAATACLSRELRLCILDADHLYPQLLPSYHSYGAMFNGLLSGAAASLEIAVQISIFDVRSEQFPKSLDDYDGFLITGSKADAFADDAWIVRLRAFASQLVSEKRPTVGICFGHQLLALVIGGQVGRADKGWGVGLMTYQCAAAEAWPQPLQQGLARLATPQLQLLASHRDQVKYLPADAIPLAGNEFCPIAAFSVGEHLLCFQGHPEFSADYLLALMTLRREMVGEVNFCKAVAAQHQAHQGELVGQWLLAFLAASWSK, encoded by the coding sequence ATGGCTGCGACAGCGTGTTTATCCCGCGAACTACGACTCTGTATTCTGGATGCCGATCACCTCTATCCGCAACTGCTTCCCAGCTATCACAGCTATGGTGCGATGTTTAATGGGCTACTCAGTGGCGCGGCGGCGTCACTGGAGATAGCTGTGCAGATCAGTATTTTTGATGTGCGCAGCGAACAGTTCCCCAAATCTTTGGATGACTATGATGGTTTTCTGATTACCGGTAGCAAAGCCGATGCGTTCGCTGATGATGCTTGGATTGTGCGGTTAAGGGCGTTCGCGTCGCAGTTGGTCAGTGAGAAGCGGCCAACAGTGGGGATCTGTTTTGGCCATCAACTGCTGGCCTTGGTGATCGGTGGCCAGGTGGGGCGTGCAGACAAAGGCTGGGGAGTCGGGTTGATGACGTATCAATGCGCTGCCGCCGAGGCTTGGCCACAACCGTTACAACAAGGACTTGCCCGCTTAGCCACGCCACAATTGCAGTTGCTGGCTAGTCATCGCGATCAGGTTAAATACTTGCCTGCAGATGCGATCCCACTGGCGGGTAATGAGTTTTGTCCAATCGCCGCCTTTAGCGTGGGGGAGCACCTGTTATGCTTTCAGGGCCATCCGGAGTTCAGCGCCGACTATCTGCTGGCCTTAATGACGCTGCGCCGAGAGATGGTGGGTGAAGTCAATTTTTGTAAGGCGGTTGCCGCGCAGCATCAAGCACATCAGGGCGAGCTAGTCGGTCAATGGTTGCTGGCATTTTTGGCGGCTTCTTGGTCAAAATAG
- a CDS encoding DCC1-like thiol-disulfide oxidoreductase family protein yields the protein MEKSAAKVLLIYDGECPVCRRYAQAVRVSQQFGGLETLSAREPDPRVGEIIAQGYDLDEGMVVQLEGVNYHGADALNVMAMISTQKGWFNRFNFFLFKSPKLAKLCYPMMRTGRNLLLRLLGVKKLADS from the coding sequence GTGGAAAAGTCTGCCGCAAAAGTACTGTTAATCTACGATGGTGAATGCCCCGTTTGTCGACGCTACGCGCAAGCAGTTCGAGTGTCGCAACAATTTGGCGGCCTGGAAACTCTCTCCGCCCGTGAACCCGACCCCCGTGTTGGCGAGATAATCGCGCAGGGCTATGATCTTGATGAAGGCATGGTGGTGCAGTTGGAAGGCGTTAATTACCACGGTGCCGATGCGCTTAACGTGATGGCGATGATCAGCACGCAAAAAGGCTGGTTTAACCGCTTCAACTTCTTTCTATTTAAATCCCCTAAACTCGCCAAGCTTTGCTACCCCATGATGCGCACAGGACGCAACCTGCTGTTGCGATTGTTAGGAGTGAAGAAGCTCGCTGATAGCTAA
- a CDS encoding TIGR02594 family protein codes for MDLFMSTQLPTHLQQIQAYATKAGLFSYAPWMKTAYQELGQSEVAGPKANPKIIQYFSAAKFWGTDDSGGKNAWCASFVAWVMQKHGYTPVKNAFRAKSWKDFGKTINAPVQGAIAIKSRAGGGHVGFVVGQSATGNNLFILGGNQGNKVSIARYPASVWETFVVPATFDESSGLLPIYTSPAVAASTEA; via the coding sequence ATGGATTTATTTATGTCTACTCAATTACCTACCCACCTACAGCAGATCCAAGCATATGCGACAAAAGCAGGACTATTTTCCTATGCTCCGTGGATGAAAACGGCCTATCAAGAGTTAGGTCAGAGCGAAGTCGCCGGACCAAAAGCAAACCCAAAGATCATTCAGTATTTTTCTGCAGCAAAATTTTGGGGAACTGATGATTCAGGCGGTAAAAATGCTTGGTGTGCTTCATTCGTTGCTTGGGTAATGCAAAAGCACGGGTATACGCCAGTGAAGAACGCATTTAGAGCCAAGTCTTGGAAGGATTTTGGTAAAACGATTAACGCACCAGTGCAAGGTGCGATCGCAATAAAAAGTAGAGCTGGAGGCGGGCATGTCGGTTTTGTTGTCGGGCAAAGCGCTACCGGCAACAACCTTTTCATTTTAGGTGGAAACCAAGGCAATAAAGTGAGTATCGCGAGATATCCCGCTAGCGTTTGGGAGACATTCGTTGTCCCAGCAACGTTTGATGAATCTTCAGGTCTGCTGCCCATCTATACGTCCCCTGCAGTAGCTGCAAGCACAGAGGCATAA